A stretch of Imperialibacter roseus DNA encodes these proteins:
- a CDS encoding FtsX-like permease family protein: MSHPHLPKFWFRLLQWFCREELFEELQGDLEEAFEENIESVGLQRARRIYRLEVLKLFRLSVIKKPAGVRVSQLPGNYITTSVRAMKHNPFYIAANILGMALALSIGTIGYFNYRFNDTFNEYFPQAASIYKVNGLRTAESTVGTSPGALAPALHLAGIAAFRYHNESIAVKLANQSSEGGGHKLFMEGLSFTDPGFIRHFDLANLNKEPLPALSHGEVYVSDETAMKFFGDPYPVGKLLTVILPNHQEQLLTVKDVFRKLPNNTSFRLSIIADFEHLSDFYGIDENSWSNWVDGTFVYAPEGDMTRLVSQMNTYLDVQNQANKDLQISEYRLDNILEWPALEASLHNSAFVPQMHPAAVAGTLGSAIGILLLACFNFINTSIALSGNRLKEIAVRKVLGGNRTSTITQFILENFLMIGVAVVIALGLTYYMIPGYNAMMSYEIIQPDQIPWTTFVYFGLVLVLCVGLMASAYPALYISKFPSLAIFRNKVVLSGKNRLMTVLLTFQFALCFYNIFGLLVTTDNAWYQERLGRGYDLGGVINIPLSDPQQYTLLEDRLKQQTDVRQIAGTSSLVGFSFNNSSIDFNGQEYEVAELGVGAGYLETLEIRLINGSLFSGNGTHTGEPRKEAVINSMLEDQLGGDALNKPIVVDGDRYTIIGVVEDFNLRQIMFNNKIKPCVMRLMRPQSYGYATLKTDGLATGKNRELEALWYELFPQELYGGFLQEDVMQQVRQTNFIMINISMIVATISILISIVGLYTLISLIAQKRKKEFGIRKVMGASWQQITQLLGRDIYWILGIAAIIGLAGGSAVMHSVLDGIYAYHIDISIIHYVWPVMIILGIVVGAVGYKMMQTSKLNPVEQLRVE; the protein is encoded by the coding sequence GGGCCATGAAACACAACCCGTTTTACATCGCAGCCAACATTCTCGGCATGGCACTTGCGCTTTCTATAGGCACAATTGGCTACTTTAACTATCGTTTCAACGATACGTTCAATGAATACTTCCCTCAAGCGGCTTCAATTTATAAAGTAAACGGACTGCGTACCGCAGAATCAACTGTTGGCACCAGCCCCGGAGCCCTTGCCCCTGCCCTGCACCTCGCAGGCATAGCTGCCTTTCGCTACCATAATGAGTCCATTGCAGTCAAGCTGGCCAATCAATCAAGCGAGGGAGGTGGACACAAGCTGTTCATGGAAGGCTTGTCCTTTACCGACCCGGGCTTCATTCGCCACTTTGATTTGGCAAATCTCAACAAAGAACCACTGCCAGCTCTGAGCCATGGTGAAGTGTATGTGTCGGATGAAACTGCGATGAAATTCTTTGGCGACCCCTACCCTGTCGGCAAACTTTTGACGGTCATATTGCCTAATCATCAGGAGCAGCTATTGACGGTGAAAGACGTTTTCAGAAAGCTTCCCAACAATACAAGCTTTCGGCTGTCTATCATTGCCGACTTTGAACACTTGTCCGACTTTTATGGAATAGATGAAAATAGCTGGTCCAATTGGGTAGATGGTACGTTTGTCTACGCACCTGAAGGCGATATGACCAGGTTGGTGTCACAAATGAATACTTACCTGGATGTTCAAAATCAAGCGAACAAGGACTTACAAATCAGTGAGTACAGACTCGACAATATACTGGAGTGGCCAGCCCTAGAGGCATCGTTGCACAATTCTGCCTTTGTGCCGCAAATGCATCCGGCAGCAGTAGCTGGCACGCTGGGTTCTGCCATTGGCATTTTACTGCTGGCCTGCTTCAACTTTATCAACACAAGCATTGCGCTGTCTGGCAACCGACTGAAGGAAATCGCCGTGCGGAAAGTGCTTGGCGGCAACCGAACCAGTACAATCACCCAATTCATTCTGGAAAACTTCCTGATGATAGGTGTGGCTGTGGTGATAGCGCTGGGACTTACCTATTATATGATTCCAGGCTACAATGCTATGATGAGCTATGAGATCATTCAACCTGACCAGATTCCATGGACCACTTTTGTTTATTTTGGTTTGGTGCTGGTATTGTGCGTTGGGCTGATGGCAAGTGCCTATCCTGCTTTATACATTTCAAAGTTTCCCTCGCTCGCCATCTTCAGAAACAAAGTGGTCCTTTCTGGCAAGAACAGGCTGATGACAGTGCTGCTTACTTTTCAGTTTGCCCTCTGCTTCTACAATATATTTGGCCTGCTGGTGACCACCGACAACGCATGGTATCAGGAGCGGCTCGGCCGGGGCTATGACCTGGGCGGGGTTATCAATATACCTTTGAGCGACCCTCAACAATACACGTTACTGGAAGATCGACTGAAACAGCAAACTGATGTCAGGCAAATAGCAGGCACAAGCTCGTTGGTTGGGTTTAGCTTTAACAACAGTTCGATTGATTTCAACGGCCAGGAATACGAAGTCGCTGAATTGGGTGTCGGCGCCGGGTACCTTGAAACACTTGAAATAAGACTCATTAACGGGTCTCTGTTCTCTGGCAACGGAACACATACAGGAGAGCCCAGAAAGGAAGCAGTTATCAACAGCATGCTGGAAGACCAGCTGGGAGGAGATGCGCTCAACAAACCAATTGTAGTAGACGGTGACCGATACACGATAATTGGTGTTGTTGAGGATTTCAACTTGCGGCAAATCATGTTTAACAACAAAATAAAACCGTGCGTAATGCGCCTGATGAGACCTCAAAGTTATGGCTATGCGACCTTAAAGACCGATGGATTGGCCACCGGCAAAAACAGAGAGTTGGAAGCACTGTGGTATGAGCTTTTTCCGCAGGAGCTCTACGGAGGTTTTCTTCAGGAAGATGTGATGCAGCAAGTGCGACAAACCAACTTCATCATGATCAATATCAGCATGATTGTGGCCACTATTTCGATCCTCATTTCTATTGTAGGCCTCTACACACTCATTTCTTTGATTGCCCAAAAGAGAAAGAAGGAATTTGGCATTCGAAAAGTGATGGGAGCTTCGTGGCAGCAAATTACGCAGTTGTTGGGAAGAGACATCTATTGGATCCTTGGCATTGCCGCCATCATTGGCCTGGCCGGTGGGTCAGCAGTGATGCATTCTGTGCTTGATGGCATCTACGCCTACCATATCGACATCAGCATTATCCACTATGTTTGGCCAGTCATGATTATTCTTGGGATTGTTGTAGGCGCTGTGGGCTACAAAATGATGCAAACCAGCAAGCTAAATCCCGTGGAACAGTTGCGGGTGGAGTAG
- a CDS encoding TolC family protein, giving the protein MQLFLRKAHLFQKTSIRMSMLTLVLVLLNTTLSLGQSGDPLEVATLDKVVEYALAHQPNVQQAQIDEEITDKAIKGKLADWYPQVNFTYNYQRFIDLQASVIGGNVIRFGVNNTSSAQFSATQAVFNRDVLLASSTASQVRSQAGLNTSRSKIDVVVNVTKAFYDALAMMQQIEVNEESIVRLERSLKDAQSRYNSGVSDKTDYKRATILLTNAKASLKTNQELLKYKQEYLKTLMGYPLDQNLPVQYDPLLMEQEIALDTTQEVNYADHIDFKIMQSQKNLQDANVKYSKWAFLPSVSLFGNYNLNYQNNNFSDLYNTKYPFSFVGASLALPILQGGKRLVKIQEANLSNSRLDLGLKNLKSNINTEYTRALASYKSNLALYQAQKDNVELAEEVYDIIQLQYQSGVKTYLEVTIAESDLRTTRINYYNALYMVLASKMDVLKALGQINY; this is encoded by the coding sequence ATGCAGCTTTTTCTACGGAAAGCACATTTGTTTCAAAAAACATCCATCAGGATGTCGATGCTGACACTTGTGTTAGTTTTATTGAATACCACTTTATCGCTGGGCCAGAGTGGCGACCCGCTGGAGGTTGCCACGCTTGACAAGGTGGTGGAATATGCCCTGGCTCATCAGCCCAATGTGCAGCAGGCCCAGATTGACGAGGAAATTACGGACAAGGCCATCAAAGGGAAGCTGGCCGACTGGTATCCTCAAGTCAATTTCACCTATAACTATCAACGTTTTATTGACTTGCAAGCAAGTGTAATTGGAGGGAACGTGATTCGGTTTGGGGTTAACAATACCTCATCAGCGCAGTTCAGTGCTACCCAGGCTGTGTTCAACAGAGATGTGCTTCTGGCTAGCAGCACTGCTTCTCAGGTGCGAAGTCAGGCCGGCCTCAATACCAGCCGCAGTAAGATTGATGTGGTGGTGAATGTAACCAAAGCTTTTTATGACGCATTGGCCATGATGCAGCAGATTGAGGTAAACGAGGAATCGATCGTTAGACTGGAGCGCAGCCTGAAGGATGCCCAAAGCCGGTATAATTCGGGTGTGTCGGATAAAACGGATTATAAAAGAGCCACTATTTTGCTGACCAACGCCAAAGCTTCTTTGAAGACGAATCAGGAGCTGCTTAAGTACAAGCAAGAGTACCTGAAAACGCTGATGGGCTATCCGCTTGATCAGAACCTTCCGGTGCAATATGATCCGCTTTTGATGGAACAGGAAATAGCTCTCGATACAACCCAGGAGGTGAACTACGCTGATCATATCGATTTTAAGATTATGCAGTCACAGAAAAACCTTCAGGACGCCAACGTGAAGTACAGCAAATGGGCTTTTTTGCCTTCTGTTAGCCTGTTTGGTAACTATAATCTTAACTATCAAAACAATAACTTCAGCGATTTGTACAACACAAAGTATCCATTTTCTTTTGTTGGGGCTTCGCTGGCGCTGCCAATCTTACAAGGAGGTAAGAGGTTAGTGAAAATTCAGGAGGCTAATTTGTCGAACAGTCGATTAGACCTTGGACTGAAAAACCTGAAGAGTAATATCAATACTGAGTACACCAGGGCACTGGCGTCCTACAAAAGCAATCTGGCACTCTATCAGGCACAAAAGGACAATGTTGAACTTGCTGAGGAAGTCTATGACATCATTCAGCTTCAATATCAAAGTGGTGTAAAAACCTACCTTGAAGTCACGATCGCAGAGAGTGACCTGAGAACAACCCGTATCAATTATTACAATGCCCTGTACATGGTGCTTGCCAGCAAAATGGATGTGCTGAAAGCCCTGGGCCAAATCAATTATTAA
- a CDS encoding TetR/AcrR family transcriptional regulator, which translates to MKIEEAQTEHVIKEKAKELFFKKGLIKTTTQEIADAAGVNRALIHYYFRSREHMLSILLDEAMEEKRERVKSILSFDLPFREKIARYIDAIITYNMTYPYLENFIISETVRNKDRTEAYCARNQSRSSDLIRDQLAEEIQQGRLAPVTPEHFLVNLIALCNYPMLAKPILRTIHGMTEEAYHEFLLERKQVIYMTIFNEEMPSVS; encoded by the coding sequence ATGAAAATCGAAGAAGCACAGACTGAGCATGTGATCAAAGAGAAGGCCAAAGAGCTTTTTTTTAAGAAAGGGCTGATCAAAACGACTACCCAGGAAATTGCTGACGCTGCTGGGGTGAACAGGGCTTTGATTCATTACTACTTCAGGTCGAGGGAGCATATGCTGAGTATTCTGCTGGACGAAGCGATGGAAGAAAAGCGGGAACGGGTAAAAAGCATTCTTTCATTCGACCTGCCATTTAGGGAAAAGATAGCCAGGTACATCGATGCGATCATTACTTACAACATGACGTATCCATATCTTGAAAACTTCATCATCAGCGAAACGGTGAGAAACAAGGATAGAACCGAAGCCTACTGCGCCAGGAACCAATCCCGATCAAGTGACTTGATTCGTGATCAGTTGGCCGAGGAAATCCAGCAAGGCAGGCTGGCACCCGTTACACCCGAACATTTTTTGGTTAACCTTATTGCGTTATGCAACTACCCAATGCTGGCTAAGCCTATTTTGAGAACGATTCACGGCATGACGGAAGAGGCTTACCACGAATTTTTGCTTGAACGAAAACAGGTCATCTACATGACAATTTTTAACGAAGAAATGCCATCAGTTAGCTAA
- a CDS encoding efflux RND transporter periplasmic adaptor subunit, translating to MSVNKIYIFFVFGLLLIAAGCGSNNQQGGPARGPVAVTVEEVNYTIAPFYEEYPATVKALQEVELRPQVSGYITGIFFKEGDKVKKGQKLYTIDQQQSQAAYSQALANLAVQEANLDKAKKDFERYKELEKDDAIAKQQVDYAESAYTSAKQLVEAAKATVNSVQTNVRYSTIVAPFDGTIGISAVKLGASVTPGQTLLNTISSDDPMAVDVVIDQSKISGFSQILAKGSDNAADSAFRLVLDKSLYPHFGKLSFIDRAVDPQTGTIKIRVELPNPEHMLRPGMSGSLQVLSNVSGKSITIPFKAVTEQLGEFFVYVSDGSKVSQRRVKLGKQIGSNVIVADGLKQGEVIAVEGVQNLREGAAITVATAK from the coding sequence ATGTCAGTGAATAAAATTTACATCTTTTTTGTCTTTGGCTTACTGCTAATCGCCGCAGGATGCGGAAGTAACAATCAACAGGGAGGGCCAGCACGGGGCCCGGTAGCAGTCACCGTGGAAGAGGTCAACTACACAATCGCACCTTTTTATGAAGAATACCCGGCTACTGTGAAGGCTTTGCAGGAAGTTGAGCTTCGTCCACAGGTGAGTGGTTATATCACAGGAATCTTCTTTAAAGAAGGTGACAAAGTAAAAAAAGGGCAGAAGCTCTACACCATCGATCAGCAGCAGTCGCAGGCGGCGTATAGCCAGGCGCTGGCGAACCTGGCTGTGCAGGAGGCCAATCTCGACAAAGCAAAAAAGGATTTTGAAAGATACAAAGAGCTTGAAAAAGACGATGCGATTGCCAAGCAGCAGGTAGATTATGCTGAATCGGCCTACACTTCAGCCAAGCAACTTGTAGAAGCAGCGAAAGCCACTGTAAACAGCGTGCAAACCAATGTGCGCTACTCAACGATTGTGGCGCCATTTGACGGAACCATTGGCATTTCAGCAGTGAAGCTTGGTGCGTCGGTAACGCCTGGCCAAACGCTGCTTAACACTATTTCTTCCGATGATCCCATGGCAGTGGATGTAGTTATAGATCAAAGCAAAATCAGTGGCTTTAGCCAGATATTGGCGAAAGGCAGTGATAACGCAGCCGATTCCGCTTTCAGACTGGTGCTTGACAAGTCTTTGTACCCGCATTTTGGAAAGCTAAGCTTTATCGACAGGGCGGTAGATCCGCAAACGGGCACCATCAAAATTCGGGTGGAACTGCCAAATCCTGAGCACATGTTGCGCCCGGGCATGAGTGGCAGCCTGCAAGTGTTGTCGAACGTGTCCGGCAAATCCATCACCATACCTTTCAAAGCCGTTACAGAGCAGCTGGGCGAATTCTTTGTCTATGTGTCCGACGGTAGCAAGGTGTCGCAAAGGCGGGTGAAACTGGGGAAACAAATTGGCAGCAACGTTATCGTTGCCGATGGTTTGAAGCAAGGTGAGGTAATTGCGGTAGAGGGTGTGCAGAATCTTAGAGAGGGAGCCGCCATCACAGTTGCCACAGCGAAGTAA
- a CDS encoding efflux RND transporter permease subunit, whose product MVADVFIKRPVTAIVISIVIVLVGLIAMSTLPISQYPDITPPTVAVNGVYIGADAETVEQTTTTAIETQINGTPGMTYMSSNSTSSGVSGVTVTFDIGTNIDIATLDVQNRVSVAEPTLPEIVRRLGLTVRKRNPSIFMALALYSPEGTHDATFLGNFANIYMKDALLRVKGVGDIFSVGDDFGMRIWLDPQKLANLKITPAEVNAALQEQNLQISAGTIGSTPQASTQTFEFNILTNSRISTVEDFEDIVVKTNPVTGNMVYLKDIARVELAKASYGNHPFVMGRPASFVLLYLEPGANALEANKGVRETLAQLKANFPKDVDYLIPLETTSVVEVSLKEVAFTLMEAMILVILVVFLFLQTFRATLIPILAIPVSLIGTFIFFIPFGFTINTLTLFAFVLAIGIVVDDAIVVVESIQHNMDTHKLSAKDATIKSMKEISAPVIAIALILAAVFVPVGFVPGIIGKLYQQFAITIAISVLISAFVALSLTPALCMLLLRPSDQSKSKKGLEWFFSRFNRWFDKISGSYTNGVRRWIKGTPYVLVMMICLFVGLFFLFQNKSTGFIPTEDEKRFYVTYEMAEGTSTNRSIEMQLELQKRIMTLPSLEVVGGLAGLNILTFSNKSNVGTLFVNLKHWDERDPETESVEKIIGQVMAMTSDIKEARVLAIAPPPIPGLGRSSGFTFELLQTSSPDDIFGFEATMQKFIAAANQRPEIAAAYSFFSARTPAYQVDLDKEKAKKMGVNVAQAYGTLSTLLASSYVNDFNIYGRNFRVVTQADTVYRKDIDDIGKYFVKNSMGEMVPLSALITTKVIETPALISHYNIYRSAEILGTYAPGYSSGDAIKALQEVAAEVLPTGYSYEFGGMSYEEVKAGNTQSIIFLVSIVFVFLFLAALYESWSIPFSVLFAVPIGAFGSILTLTLLPGLTNNIYAQIGLITLIGLAAKNAILIVEFAKERVDAGGDIIESTLEAVRLRLRPIIMTSLAFILGVLPLAISTGAGAEARKTIGWTVAGGMVAASSLAIFVVPVLYVAISKIAYRRKMKKAAL is encoded by the coding sequence ATGGTCGCAGATGTTTTTATAAAAAGACCCGTAACCGCCATCGTCATATCTATTGTGATTGTGCTGGTTGGTCTGATTGCGATGAGCACATTGCCCATCTCCCAATATCCAGATATCACACCTCCAACTGTAGCTGTAAATGGCGTTTATATAGGAGCTGACGCTGAAACGGTGGAGCAAACCACCACCACCGCCATTGAAACGCAAATCAACGGCACACCTGGCATGACTTACATGTCAAGCAACAGCACCAGCAGCGGAGTGAGTGGCGTCACCGTCACATTCGACATAGGTACTAATATTGATATTGCTACGCTCGACGTCCAAAACCGGGTAAGCGTGGCTGAGCCTACCCTTCCTGAGATTGTAAGAAGGTTGGGACTTACCGTGCGCAAAAGGAACCCGAGTATTTTTATGGCCCTGGCGCTATACTCTCCTGAAGGCACGCATGACGCCACCTTCCTTGGCAACTTTGCCAATATTTACATGAAAGATGCCCTCCTTCGGGTAAAGGGAGTAGGGGACATCTTTTCAGTGGGGGACGATTTTGGTATGCGTATTTGGTTAGATCCTCAAAAACTGGCTAACCTCAAGATTACACCAGCTGAAGTGAACGCAGCCCTACAGGAACAAAATCTTCAGATTTCGGCGGGAACAATTGGCAGCACACCTCAGGCTTCAACGCAAACATTTGAGTTTAATATACTGACAAACAGCAGGATAAGCACAGTTGAAGACTTTGAGGATATTGTGGTAAAAACCAATCCGGTCACGGGAAATATGGTGTACCTGAAAGACATTGCCAGGGTAGAGTTGGCCAAGGCTAGTTATGGTAACCACCCGTTTGTGATGGGTAGGCCCGCTTCTTTTGTGCTGCTCTACCTGGAGCCGGGTGCCAATGCGCTAGAAGCAAACAAGGGCGTGCGGGAAACGCTTGCGCAGCTTAAAGCCAATTTTCCCAAAGACGTGGATTACCTTATTCCTTTGGAAACAACCTCTGTTGTGGAAGTATCACTTAAAGAAGTGGCATTCACACTGATGGAAGCCATGATTTTGGTGATTCTGGTAGTATTCCTCTTTCTTCAGACCTTCAGGGCCACTTTGATCCCCATCCTGGCGATCCCAGTGTCGCTGATAGGCACCTTTATCTTCTTTATTCCATTTGGCTTTACGATTAATACGCTTACCCTGTTTGCGTTCGTGCTGGCCATTGGTATTGTGGTGGACGATGCTATTGTGGTGGTGGAATCGATTCAGCACAACATGGATACTCACAAGCTTTCAGCCAAAGATGCTACCATTAAATCGATGAAGGAAATCTCTGCACCTGTAATAGCCATTGCATTGATTCTGGCAGCGGTGTTTGTTCCGGTTGGCTTTGTTCCGGGAATAATTGGAAAACTTTACCAGCAATTCGCCATTACAATTGCTATTTCGGTATTGATTTCTGCTTTCGTTGCCCTTTCGTTGACGCCGGCGCTGTGTATGTTGCTGCTGAGGCCGTCTGATCAATCCAAAAGCAAGAAAGGACTGGAGTGGTTCTTCAGTCGCTTCAACCGCTGGTTCGACAAAATATCGGGTTCGTATACAAACGGGGTGAGAAGGTGGATCAAGGGAACTCCGTATGTGCTGGTGATGATGATTTGCCTTTTCGTTGGCCTATTCTTTCTGTTCCAAAACAAATCGACTGGGTTTATTCCCACGGAGGACGAAAAACGCTTTTATGTGACCTATGAAATGGCAGAAGGCACCTCCACGAACCGCAGTATTGAAATGCAGCTGGAGCTTCAAAAGCGCATCATGACCCTGCCATCGCTGGAGGTAGTAGGGGGGCTGGCTGGACTGAACATACTAACTTTTTCTAATAAATCGAACGTAGGAACACTGTTTGTGAACCTAAAACATTGGGACGAACGTGATCCGGAAACGGAGAGTGTGGAAAAAATTATTGGGCAGGTTATGGCCATGACTTCTGATATCAAGGAAGCAAGAGTGCTGGCGATTGCACCTCCGCCTATTCCGGGTCTTGGAAGGTCGTCCGGATTCACTTTTGAGCTTTTGCAGACCAGTAGCCCCGATGATATCTTCGGTTTTGAGGCGACCATGCAAAAGTTTATTGCGGCAGCCAATCAGCGACCTGAGATAGCCGCCGCCTACTCGTTCTTTTCGGCCCGAACACCGGCTTACCAGGTCGACCTTGACAAGGAAAAGGCAAAAAAGATGGGCGTCAACGTGGCCCAGGCTTATGGTACATTGTCGACTTTGTTGGCAAGCAGCTACGTGAACGATTTTAATATTTATGGAAGAAACTTTAGGGTGGTAACCCAGGCCGATACTGTCTATAGAAAAGACATCGACGACATCGGGAAATACTTTGTGAAAAACAGCATGGGTGAGATGGTGCCATTGAGTGCACTCATCACCACGAAGGTGATTGAAACACCGGCGCTCATCTCACATTATAATATCTACCGGTCGGCGGAGATCCTCGGCACTTACGCTCCCGGCTATAGCAGCGGCGATGCCATCAAGGCGTTGCAGGAAGTGGCGGCAGAAGTGCTGCCGACTGGCTATAGCTATGAGTTTGGTGGCATGAGCTACGAGGAAGTAAAGGCTGGAAACACCCAGAGCATCATATTTCTTGTGTCCATTGTCTTTGTCTTCCTGTTTCTGGCAGCACTCTACGAAAGCTGGTCGATTCCATTTTCGGTACTGTTTGCAGTGCCCATTGGGGCGTTTGGCTCTATCCTGACGCTGACACTTCTACCAGGACTTACGAACAATATCTATGCACAGATTGGCTTGATTACGCTGATAGGGCTGGCAGCCAAGAACGCCATTCTAATTGTGGAATTTGCAAAAGAGCGAGTTGACGCAGGGGGGGACATTATAGAATCAACGCTGGAAGCTGTAAGGCTGCGTCTGCGGCCCATTATCATGACGTCGCTGGCATTCATTTTGGGTGTGCTGCCTCTTGCGATCTCCACAGGTGCTGGTGCTGAAGCCAGAAAAACCATTGGCTGGACGGTGGCCGGAGGGATGGTAGCAGCCAGCTCCCTGGCCATCTTTGTGGTGCCGGTGCTGTATGTGGCTATTTCAAAAATTGCCTACCGAAGGAAAATGAAGAAGGCAGCATTGTAG